The Streptomyces rimosus genomic interval CGCCCGCGCCCTGGCCCCTGGGGTCGGCGCACAGGGCGGGCCCCAGGAGCTGGTGGAAGATGCCGTAGGCGAAGTCCTGCTCCATGGGTGCGGCGTTGGCCCGCAGGACCCGTACGGTGTCGGGGGCCTGGGCGCCGGCCTCCTGGAGGAGCGTGGACCGGCCGATGCCCAAGGGTCCGGTGAGCACCAGGGCGGACGAACGGCCCGCCTGCGCCCGGCGTAGTGCGGTATTGATGCGGGTCATTTCGGCCTCCCGCTCATACAGCATCCGTTACGTCCCTTTCCGTCGACCGGCTCCGCGCGCGGAGTTCCTTGCGTGAGGTGATACGCAATTTCTTGTAGGTATTGCTCAACCGGTGTTCGACGGTTCTCCGGCTCACCATGAGCTGCTCGGCGATCTCGCGGTTGCCCAGGCCGCGGCGGGCCAGTTCGGCGGTCTGCCGCTCGGCGGGCGACAGGGCGGACCAGCCCTCGGGAAGGGCCTCGTCGTCGGGAGCGGCCGGCTGGTCCAGCTGGGCGGACAGCCACCGCACGCGTTCGGCCAGCCGGCCGGAGGTACGGGTGACGCTGAGCCGGGACAGTTCGGACAGCAGGCGGGCCGCGGAGGCGCGCTGGCCCTTGGTGACCTCCTCGGTGACGAGGTCCGCCAGAACCCATGCGTAGGCGAGCCGGGTGGGCAGCTCGCCCAGGAGGCGGGTGGTCGTGCCGTCGGCCGGCTCCTGCTGGTCGACGCTTTCGGCGCCCAGCTGGGCCAGGCCCAGTGCGCTGGGGGCACCCCACTGGCGGGCGAGGGTCAGCTCCTCACGGATCAGCCGCTGGGCCTGTTCCTGGTCGCCGAGCGTGAGGCAGGCCCGGGCGGCCATCGAGCGCCAGGGCAGCACGATGGGGTTGGCCCACTGTCGGCGCAGCAGCCAGCGGCCGCTCTCCTTGAACAGTTCGGCGCTCTCGGCCCAGTGTCCTTCCTCCATGGCCACGCGGGCACGGGCGTACAGCAGATAGGGCCAGTAGACGCCGTATTCGGCGCCGGGCGGCAGGGGGGTACGGGCCAGGGCGCGGGCCTCGTCGCACCGGCGGTCCTCCTGGGCGATGGTGCTGCGTACGGCGATGAGGTGCGAGGCGGCCAGGGGGTGCCAGGCGGCGAGGGGAAGGGCCCGTTCGGCGGCGTCCGCGGCGCGGTCGGCGGCGTCCAGGCGGCCACCGCGCAGATGCAGTTCGGCGGACAGGGCCAGGGCGCGGGCCAGGACGGGGTGGCTGTGGCGGCGGCGCAGTTCGGCGATGACGGTGGCGAGCCGGTCCTCGGCCTCGGTGGCGGCATCGGTGGCCCACAGTGCCCGGACGGCGGCCAGGCGGGGCAGTGCGGGGGCGGCGTTGCCCGCGTCCAGGGCGCGGCGGGCCAGCTCCGCGACCCGTGCGCGGTGCCGGCCGCGTGCGGCGAGCTGCCAGGCCCGGACGCCGGCCTGGGCCGGTGCCAGCGGGTGTTCGGGCAGGGTGGGGAAGCCGGGGGCGGGCAGGTCACAGGTCTCGGGAGCGCTCTCAGCCGCATACCAGTACAGCGCGATCAGCTCGTCGCGCTCGCTGCCGTGGGCGGTGGCGAGGGCGTGCGCGGCGGCGCGGCGGCCCCAGGCGTCGTCGCCGCGGGCCAGGCCCATGTCCAGGGCCCGTACACGCAGCTGGGCCCAGGGTTCGCCCTCGTCCGGGGCCTGGACGAGGGTCATGAGCCTGCGGTCGCCGGCTTCGGGAGCGGACACGGCCTCGGCGCCGGCCAGGTCGAGGCCGAGGTGGGCGCGTTCCAGCGGGTCCTGGGGCTCGTCCAGGGCGCGGTGCAGATACGTGGCGGCGCGGGCGAAGTCGCCGCGGCGCAGGGCGGCGCCGTAGCCGCCGCGCAGGGCGTGCACCGCCCAGGGCTCGCCGATGGGCGGTGCCTCCAGCAGGAGGCGGGCGATGTCCTCGTCGTCGGCCACGATCTGATAGGCGAGGTGGGCGGCGCGGGCGTACAGGGCGGCGCGTTCGGCGGCGGGTGTGTCCTCCAGGATGCGGGCCCGGACGATGGGCATCCGCAGGCGTTCGTGGGTGCCTTCGGGGACGGTGAAGCCGGCCATCTCCAGCGACGCCCGCAGCCGGGATTCGCGTACGGTGCGCAGCCCGGCCAGGGAGCAGATCAGGGGGAAGTCGAGCAGGTCGCCGCCGACGGCCAACGCGCGTAGCACGGCGGTCGCCTCGTCGGTCAGTCCGCGCAGGGCGCGGCCCGCGCGGTCGCCGACGATGCCATTGATCAGGGTGTGCAGCTGCGGAACACGGTCGGCGGCCGGCCGGTGGCCAGCGTCGGCGAAGCAGCGCAGGGCCGCGTTCAGGACGGCGGGGCTGCCGTGGGCCGCCTCGGTGGCCGCGGCGGCGAACGCCTCGTCGCACGGGGTGCCGCAGATCCGCTCGGTCAAGGCGGCGACCGCGCGCGGGCTCAGGGGTTGAACGGTGAGGCGGCGGAACAGCCGTGCGGAGGGGGTGGCGTCGGCCAGCCAGTCGGGGCCGTACGGGTACAGCCCGGTGCGTCCGACGATCAGGACGAGGGGGACGCCGTTGGCCAGGCGGCGCACCAGGGCCTGCAGCCACTGTACGGAGGCCGGGTCCAGCCACTGCGCGTCCTCCACCGTCACCAGCGTGGGTGTGCGGCGGGCGGTGTGCAGGAGTTCGGGCAGGCCCGGCAGACAGGCCGGCTCCTGCTCCCTCCGCAGATCCTGTAACGAGCGTTCGGCCACCTCGCCCAGCTGGCCGAGCAGCTGGGTCACGGCTCCGTAGCGCAGATCGCGTTCGGCCAGCGAGCCGCTGACGCGCAGGACGCGTACCGAGCGCTCCTCCGCGAGGCGGCCGGCCCAGCGCAGCAACGCGTTGTGGCCGAAGCCGGGGCGGCCGGTCACGGAGACGACGGCGGGACGGCCTTCGCCGAGCGCGACCACCGCACGGCCCAACTCGGCCTGCTGTTCCTCACGTTCGAGCAGGGGCGGATCGGCGCGCAGCCGTCCCGCCCGTATGAACCCCGCGTATAGCTGCTCGTCGTTCAACCCGGTCACCGACCTCACCCCGGCCGTCTCAGCGCTGACCGCGCGTCCGCGACGCCTGCCGTGGCACCCGCGCCCCGCGGACGCCCGGAGTGCGCAGGACCGCGGCGAGCTGGGCGCGCTCGGTGATGGCCAGCTTGCGGTACACGTTCGTCAGGTGCATCTCGACCGTACGGACGCTGACGTGCAGCGACTGGGCGATCGAGCGGTTCCTCGCGCCTCCGGCGGCGAGGCCGGCGACCTTGCGCTCCATGCTGGTGAGCAGGTCCAGGGGCGAGCCGGTCATCTTCCGCATGCGGCCGCCCGCCGCCAGCAGGGCGCCGCGGGCGTTCTGCCCCAGGGTGAGGGCTCCGCAGCGCTGGGCGAGGTCGGCCGCGGCACGCAGGTGCTCGCGCGCGCCGCGCCGGTCGTCGGCCGCCAACAGGGTCTGCCCCAGGACGAGTTCGGCGCGGGCGTGCTCCACACGGGCCGGTGAGGCGGCCAGCGCCTGTACGGCCTCGCCCAGCAGGGCCACGCCCTTCTCGCCGGGGGTGGCCACACCGCGGGCCAGGGCGGCGAGGCCGAGGACGCGCGGGGTGCCCCAGCGCCGTGCGAGCCGGGTGCCGTGCGCCGCGAGGTCCCGGGCCTCCTCGGCGCGGCCGAGTTCCGCGAGCACACAGGCCGCCTCCGCCCACCAGGGCAGATACAGCGCGTTGCGCACTTCGGCCTCCTCCAGCGACCTGCCGCATTCGAGGAACAGTGCCAGCGCCCCTTCGGGGTCGCCCAGGGCATGTCGGGCACGACCGTGGACCAACAGGTACCGGTAGAAGGACCACACGTACTGGTCGCGCCATACGGGGTCGATGCCGGCCAGCAGCTTCTCGGCGCGCGCGGCCTCGCCCCGGTCCACCAGCACGCCGGCCAGGGCCAGGCGCGGCAGGGCCACCGTCTCGCCCCACTGTTCCGCTTCGCTGATCTGCACCGCCCTGCGGGCGTCCGCGAGCGCGTCCGGGAGGGAGCCCAGACCGTGCAGGACCAGGGCGCGGATGGACAGGGCCAGGGAGTAGGTCCAGACGGCGGAGTTCTCCCGGCCGTGGCGCAGGAGGCGGTCCAGCGCGCGCAGCGCGTCGTCGGTACGGTCGGCGAGGGCCAGGACGAAGCCGGAGTTGATCAGCGACCAGTTCTTCAGGGGCAGCTGGGGCGAGCGGACCGCGCGCAGGGCGCACTGCACCGCGGGTTCCGGGTCCGCCTCGTCGTCGAACACCCTCAGTACGGCCATCGCCCCCAGCTTCTGGCGCTGGGCGGGGGTGTCGCCCTCGGGCACGGCCATCCCCGCGGCCCGCTTCCGGGCCCCGGCGAACGTACTGCGGCTGTGGGCGCCGACGATCAGCAGCACCGACTCGACGAGCGTGCGCAGTTCCCGGTCGGCGGGCAGCGGGTCGGGGCCGAGTTCGGCGTCGAGGGCGTCCAGGACCTCTTCGAGCATGCCCAGGGCGGCGGAGCCCTCGCGGGCGGCCAGGCAGGTCGTACCGAACTGCGCGGCGATCCGCGCCCTGGTACGGATGTCCACGCTGGGCGCCAGCGCTCCGCGGAGCAGCCCCATGGCCGCGGGCGGATCGGTCTCGGCGAGCGCTCCGGCCAGCCGGGCGCGGACCTCCACGCTGCCGGGGTCCACCTCCAGGACCCGGTACAGGTAGCGGGCCGCGGCCTCCGGGGCGCCGCGCTTCCCGGCCCGTACGGCGGCCTCCCGCAGGACGCCGGGCATCCAGGGCTCGGATACCGAGGGCAGCTCCAGGATGTGGCCCGCGACCTCTTCGGCGGGCCGGCCCGCGTCGCTCAGAAGGAGGGCCGCCCGGGTACGCAGGCACACCAGGGTGTGGGTGTCCAGCGTCGCCAGCACCGCCGCGCGCACCGAGCCGTCCGTGAAGTGCCGGCCGCCGGGCAGCAGCAGCCCGGCCCCGCGCAGCACCGTCAGGGCGTCCTCGACGACATCGGCGGGTACGGCGGCCAGCGGGCCCACGAGGTCGGTGCCCTGCTCGCCGAGGACCGCCACCGCCCGCGCGACCTCGCCGACCCAGGCCGGCCGGCGGTCCAGGAACGTGCGGGTCCAGTGGGCCAGGACGCGCCCGCCGACCTCGGGAATCCGGTCGGCGCCGACCACGCCCGAGCCGGCGCCCTCGGCCCGCAGTTCGCGCAGCAGGTGGTCCAGGAGGCGCGGGTTGCCGGCGGTCACGGCCCAGGCGCGGGAGACGAAGACGGGGGCGGCGGGCGCCGGGAAGGCCCGCCGTACGGCCTCGGCCACGTCCGTCTCGGTCAGCGGCAGCAGGCGCAGCATCGTGGTGCGGCGGTGGGCGGTGAGGTCGGCCAGGGCGCGGTGGGCCGGGGCGCCGCGCGAGAGGACGGTGCCCTCGGCCTGCCGGGTGAGGACGACGAGCAGGGGCAGGCCGTCCGCCCTGCGCAGCAGGAAGTCCAGCCAGCGCAGGGAGAGTTCGTCACAGTGGTGGACATCGTCCAGGGCCAGGACGAGGGGGTGGCGGCTCAGCTCGTCCGCCGCGAGGCGGTACAGGTCGTGGAACGCGCGCTGTACGGCGGGGGCGTGCGGCGGGTCGTCGGCCAGCGCCCCGGGGGTCAGGGCGAGGAGGGCGCGGCAGGCGGTGTCGTCGCGGGAGGCGTCCCGTACGGCCGGGCCGAGCAGCGCGCGCAAGGCGTATAAGGAGTCGCCCGCGGTGGTCTCCTCGCAGGTACCGCGCAGCACCTTCGCGTGCCGGCAGGCGTCTCCGTCCAGGAAGGCATGCAGGAGGGCGGACTTGCCGACACCGGCCGGGCCGGTGACGACGACCGATCCCGCCTTGCCCCACCGGGCCTCGCGGGCCAGCCGGTCGAGTGCCCCGATGTCGTCGGCCCGGCCGACCAAGGTGCTGTCCGCGCACGATGTGGTGCTCCGGTCTTGCACCATAGAGCTCCTCGCACCTCAGAGACACAACAGATGCGACGGGGCGTCACCACATCATGTTGTAAATCACTCTAAAGAGTGATGTCCGACGTGCGCCACAGTACATGATCAGCAGACTTCGTGGCCAGGGTGCCCTTACTTGGCGAACTCCTCCCCATGCGTGAGGTGTTCACGCAGCAGCGCCAGAACGGCGGGGGCCTGCGAGCTGAGGAAGAAGTGGCCTCCCGGATACACCTTGAGGTCGAACGCGCCCGTGGTGTGCGCGCGCCAGTCCCCGGCCTCCTCCAGTGTGGTCTTGGGGTCGTCGTCCCCCGTCAGCGCGGTGATCGGCGCCTTGATCGCCGCCCCGGGATCGCAGCGGTAGGTCTCCACCGCGGTGTAGTCGCTGCGGATCGCCGGGAGGATCATGCGCAGCAGTTCCTCGTCGCCGAGCAGCGCGGCGTCCGTACCGGACAGCAGCTTCAGCTCGGCGACGATGCCCTCGTCGTCGCGCCGGTGGACGCTCTCCGCGCGGTAGCGCGACGGCGCCCGCCGGCCCGAGGCGAAGAGGTGCGTCAGTTCGCCGCCGTCGGCCTCCAGCCGCCGGGCCACCTCGAACGCGACCATCGCGCCCATGCTGTGCCCGAAGAACGCCGTCGGCCGCGACCTGATCCGGTCCCGCAGGGCCGCGTACACCAGATCGGCCATCGTCCCGATGTCATCGGGACTGGTCTCGGTACGCCGGTCCTGGCGGCCCGGGTACTGCACCGACAGCACCTCCGCCACGGGCGCCAGCTGTGCCGACACGGGGAAGAAGAACGAGGCCGAACCGCCCGCGTGCGGAAAGCAGACCAGTTGGCGCGGGCGGTCCGGCGCCGGGTGGTAGCTCCGGGCCCAGAGGCCGTCCGCCGTGGTCGTCGTCATGGTGCTGGCTCCTCCTCCTCGCGATGGCACCGGGCCGGCGCCGGTGTGCGGCGGCCGGCACCGGCCCGGTGGTCCTCACGTCCATTCCACAGGGAAGAACGCGGGAAATCACCTAGTGTTCGCGCCCGCCTACCAGCTGGCGGCCAGCAGCAGGTCGCCGTACTCCCGCTCGCGGGACGCCTGGCGCAGGTCGGCGTCGACCATCATGCGCATCAGCTCGGGGAAGTCGACGGTGGGCTCCCAGCCCAGCTGGGTACGGGCGCGCTCGGCGTCCGCGCACAGGATCTCCACCTCGGCCGGGCGCACCAGCGAGGGGTCGATGCTGACGTAGTCCTCCCAGTTCAGGCCGACGTGGTCGAAGGCGATACGCACGGCGTCGCGGACCGAGTGCATCTCGCCGGTGCCGATCACGTAGTCGCCGGGCTCGTCCTGCTGGAGCATCAGGTGCATGGCGCGGACGTAGTCCCCGGCGAAGCCCCAGTCGCGTACCGCGTCGAGGTTGCCCAGGGACAGCTTGTCCTGGTAGCCGAGCTTGATGCGGGCCACCGCGAGGGAGATCTTCCGGGTCACGAACTCCGCGCCACGGCGCGGCGACTCGTGGTTGAACAGCATGCCGGAGACCGCGTACATGCCGAAGGACTCGCGGTAGTTGCGGGTGATGAAGTGCCCGTAGGTCTTGGCCACGCCGTAGGGGCTGCGCGGCCGGAAGATGGTGGTCTCGCACTGCGGGGTCTCGGCGACCTTGCCGAACATCTCCGAGGAGGACGCCTGGTAGAAGCGCATCTGGCTGCCGTCGGCGCTGCGCGAGCCGTTCAGGCCGCTCACCATGCGGATCGCCTCCAGCATGCGTAGCACGCCCATGCCGTTGATCTCGGTGACGAGTTCGGCCTGCTGCCAGGACATCGGCACGAACGAGATCGCGCCGAGGTTGTAGATCTCGTCGGGCTGCACCTTGTCGACGGCGGACACCAGGCTCGCCTGGTCCATCAGGTCACCGTCGACGAAGTTCAGCTCGGAAACGAGCCGGCTCACCCGCGACTTGCGGGGATTCGCCTGCCCCCGCATCAGCCCCCACACCTGGTACCCCTGCGCAAGCAGATGCTCGGCCAGATAGGAGCCGTCCTGCCCGGTGATTCCGGTGATCAGCGCACGCTTGGACATCTCATTCCTCTCCTCCACATGGAACACACCGCCCAAACGCAGAGCCGAATCGGCTGCTTGACCTCTTGGCTACCGGGACCCGAAAGGGCACCGGCTGACATCAGAATGCCGTGGTCCCGAACGCTGGGTAATCGGCACGCTGGCAAGCGGCCGGTCACGGTGTCAAGGAATTCCGGGCACTCTAGGGAATTCCCGAGTGCCCGT includes:
- a CDS encoding helix-turn-helix transcriptional regulator, which translates into the protein MTGLNDEQLYAGFIRAGRLRADPPLLEREEQQAELGRAVVALGEGRPAVVSVTGRPGFGHNALLRWAGRLAEERSVRVLRVSGSLAERDLRYGAVTQLLGQLGEVAERSLQDLRREQEPACLPGLPELLHTARRTPTLVTVEDAQWLDPASVQWLQALVRRLANGVPLVLIVGRTGLYPYGPDWLADATPSARLFRRLTVQPLSPRAVAALTERICGTPCDEAFAAAATEAAHGSPAVLNAALRCFADAGHRPAADRVPQLHTLINGIVGDRAGRALRGLTDEATAVLRALAVGGDLLDFPLICSLAGLRTVRESRLRASLEMAGFTVPEGTHERLRMPIVRARILEDTPAAERAALYARAAHLAYQIVADDEDIARLLLEAPPIGEPWAVHALRGGYGAALRRGDFARAATYLHRALDEPQDPLERAHLGLDLAGAEAVSAPEAGDRRLMTLVQAPDEGEPWAQLRVRALDMGLARGDDAWGRRAAAHALATAHGSERDELIALYWYAAESAPETCDLPAPGFPTLPEHPLAPAQAGVRAWQLAARGRHRARVAELARRALDAGNAAPALPRLAAVRALWATDAATEAEDRLATVIAELRRRHSHPVLARALALSAELHLRGGRLDAADRAADAAERALPLAAWHPLAASHLIAVRSTIAQEDRRCDEARALARTPLPPGAEYGVYWPYLLYARARVAMEEGHWAESAELFKESGRWLLRRQWANPIVLPWRSMAARACLTLGDQEQAQRLIREELTLARQWGAPSALGLAQLGAESVDQQEPADGTTTRLLGELPTRLAYAWVLADLVTEEVTKGQRASAARLLSELSRLSVTRTSGRLAERVRWLSAQLDQPAAPDDEALPEGWSALSPAERQTAELARRGLGNREIAEQLMVSRRTVEHRLSNTYKKLRITSRKELRARSRSTERDVTDAV
- a CDS encoding helix-turn-helix transcriptional regulator encodes the protein MVQDRSTTSCADSTLVGRADDIGALDRLAREARWGKAGSVVVTGPAGVGKSALLHAFLDGDACRHAKVLRGTCEETTAGDSLYALRALLGPAVRDASRDDTACRALLALTPGALADDPPHAPAVQRAFHDLYRLAADELSRHPLVLALDDVHHCDELSLRWLDFLLRRADGLPLLVVLTRQAEGTVLSRGAPAHRALADLTAHRRTTMLRLLPLTETDVAEAVRRAFPAPAAPVFVSRAWAVTAGNPRLLDHLLRELRAEGAGSGVVGADRIPEVGGRVLAHWTRTFLDRRPAWVGEVARAVAVLGEQGTDLVGPLAAVPADVVEDALTVLRGAGLLLPGGRHFTDGSVRAAVLATLDTHTLVCLRTRAALLLSDAGRPAEEVAGHILELPSVSEPWMPGVLREAAVRAGKRGAPEAAARYLYRVLEVDPGSVEVRARLAGALAETDPPAAMGLLRGALAPSVDIRTRARIAAQFGTTCLAAREGSAALGMLEEVLDALDAELGPDPLPADRELRTLVESVLLIVGAHSRSTFAGARKRAAGMAVPEGDTPAQRQKLGAMAVLRVFDDEADPEPAVQCALRAVRSPQLPLKNWSLINSGFVLALADRTDDALRALDRLLRHGRENSAVWTYSLALSIRALVLHGLGSLPDALADARRAVQISEAEQWGETVALPRLALAGVLVDRGEAARAEKLLAGIDPVWRDQYVWSFYRYLLVHGRARHALGDPEGALALFLECGRSLEEAEVRNALYLPWWAEAACVLAELGRAEEARDLAAHGTRLARRWGTPRVLGLAALARGVATPGEKGVALLGEAVQALAASPARVEHARAELVLGQTLLAADDRRGAREHLRAAADLAQRCGALTLGQNARGALLAAGGRMRKMTGSPLDLLTSMERKVAGLAAGGARNRSIAQSLHVSVRTVEMHLTNVYRKLAITERAQLAAVLRTPGVRGARVPRQASRTRGQR
- a CDS encoding thioesterase II family protein yields the protein MTTTTADGLWARSYHPAPDRPRQLVCFPHAGGSASFFFPVSAQLAPVAEVLSVQYPGRQDRRTETSPDDIGTMADLVYAALRDRIRSRPTAFFGHSMGAMVAFEVARRLEADGGELTHLFASGRRAPSRYRAESVHRRDDEGIVAELKLLSGTDAALLGDEELLRMILPAIRSDYTAVETYRCDPGAAIKAPITALTGDDDPKTTLEEAGDWRAHTTGAFDLKVYPGGHFFLSSQAPAVLALLREHLTHGEEFAK
- a CDS encoding GDP-mannose 4,6-dehydratase, with the translated sequence MSKRALITGITGQDGSYLAEHLLAQGYQVWGLMRGQANPRKSRVSRLVSELNFVDGDLMDQASLVSAVDKVQPDEIYNLGAISFVPMSWQQAELVTEINGMGVLRMLEAIRMVSGLNGSRSADGSQMRFYQASSSEMFGKVAETPQCETTIFRPRSPYGVAKTYGHFITRNYRESFGMYAVSGMLFNHESPRRGAEFVTRKISLAVARIKLGYQDKLSLGNLDAVRDWGFAGDYVRAMHLMLQQDEPGDYVIGTGEMHSVRDAVRIAFDHVGLNWEDYVSIDPSLVRPAEVEILCADAERARTQLGWEPTVDFPELMRMMVDADLRQASREREYGDLLLAASW